A part of Desulfovibrio sp. genomic DNA contains:
- a CDS encoding glycosyltransferase → MALFWAGRRHVLAGLKRFYSGPVRLAKEPRAAMIIPITGDSPAVRLGLESLLAQDYPNIRYVLVTHDEADTATVVARGLIEGREDATHLLSGSADACGQKNHSLLAGLATVRDWADIYIFCDSTHVARPDLARLLVEPIALGQASISSGFHRIVPLDGAVPTLGMLNVCLFLHCLQPIRAITQPWGGAMSVSREAFEEYGVAEVWEKNIVDDFSLGPLLAKRGIRTWPVAEACLDTPLKKVSFAHWQDWLTRQLLYLKFCTPEMWLGSLLVVGLFIVPPLLAVLGSLGVLFGSVDPWWLGAATCYAAAFAVVGMFFRTLSPKPVGVWDWMKGFFASPLMTVWCYLRTWTTFTMSWRGIAYKVTWGGRVVEVIRQ, encoded by the coding sequence ATGGCTCTCTTCTGGGCCGGGCGCAGGCATGTGCTCGCCGGTCTCAAGCGTTTCTATTCTGGGCCGGTCCGTCTGGCGAAAGAACCCCGCGCGGCAATGATCATCCCCATAACCGGGGACTCTCCCGCCGTGCGTCTGGGACTGGAAAGCCTGCTTGCCCAGGATTATCCCAACATTCGCTATGTGTTGGTGACCCACGACGAGGCCGACACCGCCACGGTGGTCGCCCGCGGCCTCATAGAAGGCCGTGAGGACGCCACGCACCTCTTGAGCGGTTCCGCTGACGCCTGCGGCCAAAAGAACCATAGCCTGCTGGCAGGCTTGGCCACGGTGCGTGACTGGGCCGACATCTACATCTTCTGCGACTCCACCCACGTGGCCCGTCCCGACCTGGCAAGACTTTTGGTGGAGCCCATCGCCTTGGGCCAGGCATCAATCTCCAGCGGTTTCCATCGTATAGTCCCCTTGGATGGGGCCGTTCCCACACTGGGGATGTTAAACGTCTGCCTGTTCCTGCACTGCCTCCAGCCCATCCGGGCCATCACCCAGCCCTGGGGCGGGGCCATGTCCGTTTCCCGTGAGGCCTTCGAGGAATACGGTGTGGCCGAAGTGTGGGAAAAGAACATCGTGGATGACTTCTCCCTTGGGCCCCTTTTGGCCAAGCGCGGCATAAGGACTTGGCCCGTGGCCGAGGCCTGCCTGGACACGCCACTTAAGAAAGTCTCCTTTGCACACTGGCAGGACTGGCTTACCAGGCAACTGCTCTATCTGAAATTCTGCACCCCGGAGATGTGGCTAGGCTCGCTGCTGGTGGTTGGTCTTTTCATTGTGCCTCCGCTGTTGGCTGTGCTGGGAAGTCTGGGAGTTCTTTTCGGATCGGTCGATCCCTGGTGGCTTGGAGCCGCGACATGCTACGCTGCGGCCTTTGCTGTGGTGGGGATGTTTTTCCGCACCCTTTCCCCAAAGCCCGTTGGGGTCTGGGACTGGATGAAAGGTTTTTTCGCTTCCCCCTTGATGACCGTCTGGTGCTACCTTCGCACCTGGACCACGTTCACCATGAGCTGGCGCGGCATCGCCTACAAAGTGACCTGGGGAGGCCGGGTGGTGGAGGTCATCAGGCAGTGA
- a CDS encoding DUF2867 domain-containing protein — protein sequence MTGIPPGLTLPAEILGAAGKYDYVDHFAVESGKEIRHFLADFFMYRPGWLRALFLLRKPLALALGIKHSLQADRLITPGDIPFVLGESLLVFRVVAAEDGRYWAGAADDVHLFALLAIVCERTGQGGYRHRVMTFVRYKNWRGPFYFLLIRPFHTLVVKAMAEGAR from the coding sequence GTGACCGGGATCCCTCCCGGCCTCACGCTTCCGGCAGAGATTTTGGGAGCAGCCGGGAAATACGATTACGTCGATCATTTCGCCGTGGAGAGCGGCAAAGAAATCCGCCATTTTCTGGCGGATTTCTTTATGTATCGACCGGGCTGGCTGAGAGCGCTGTTTCTTTTGCGAAAACCGCTGGCCCTGGCTCTTGGCATCAAACATTCACTGCAGGCAGACCGGCTGATAACACCGGGAGATATCCCTTTCGTACTTGGTGAGTCGCTTTTGGTATTTCGGGTGGTGGCGGCCGAGGACGGCAGATACTGGGCCGGTGCTGCGGATGACGTCCATCTGTTCGCCCTGCTGGCGATTGTTTGTGAAAGAACTGGGCAGGGTGGTTACCGGCACCGGGTTATGACCTTCGTTCGCTACAAGAACTGGCGCGGGCCATTCTACTTTCTTTTGATTAGGCCGTTCCACACATTGGTGGTCAAGGCTATGGCAGAAGGGGCGCGCTAA
- a CDS encoding chemotaxis protein CheV — protein MSQTNILLESGTNELEIVEFYIDEEGEDGSPYRSYFGVNVAKVLEIIRKPKVTEMPNTPHFAVKGTFNLRSRIIPLIDLSVWLDKTLVQNDAPKVIVSEFNNTTNAFLVSGVTRIHRLSWEQVEPPSGYVASFSSNSFTGVVKFDDRIVLLLDMEKIIWDLNPSLAMREDPESEARVESSEDLTYRALVVDDSGSIRKLIVNTLLRDGYLVEQDINGQKAWERLLAIKQQAADEGRDVLEIVNLVVSDIEMPAMDGHNLCKRIKDDPVLRDIPVILFSSLINDKLYHKGVSVGADDQITKPEITQLTQRAKVLIEQRGRPRRK, from the coding sequence ATGAGCCAAACCAACATCCTACTCGAATCCGGGACCAACGAACTTGAGATAGTCGAATTCTATATCGACGAGGAGGGGGAAGACGGTTCACCCTATCGTAGCTATTTTGGGGTGAACGTTGCCAAGGTGCTTGAGATCATCCGCAAGCCCAAGGTGACCGAAATGCCCAACACGCCTCATTTTGCTGTGAAGGGGACCTTCAACCTCCGTTCTCGCATTATTCCGCTCATCGATCTTTCGGTCTGGCTGGACAAAACCTTGGTGCAAAACGATGCCCCGAAAGTGATTGTCAGTGAATTCAACAATACGACCAACGCGTTTTTGGTATCGGGAGTCACGCGAATCCACCGTCTGAGTTGGGAACAGGTGGAGCCCCCCAGCGGCTATGTGGCCAGCTTCTCCTCGAACAGCTTCACCGGGGTGGTTAAATTCGACGATAGAATCGTGCTGCTCCTGGATATGGAAAAAATTATTTGGGACTTAAACCCCAGCCTGGCAATGCGCGAGGACCCGGAAAGCGAGGCCAGGGTCGAATCCTCCGAGGATCTCACCTACCGTGCTCTGGTGGTGGACGATTCCGGGTCCATACGCAAACTTATAGTCAACACGCTTCTGCGCGACGGCTACCTGGTGGAACAGGACATTAACGGCCAGAAGGCCTGGGAACGTCTGCTCGCAATCAAGCAGCAAGCCGCGGATGAGGGGCGCGATGTCCTGGAGATCGTAAACCTGGTGGTTTCAGACATTGAGATGCCGGCAATGGACGGCCATAATCTCTGCAAGCGCATCAAGGATGACCCCGTACTGAGGGATATACCGGTGATCCTCTTTTCCTCGCTCATCAACGACAAGCTCTATCACAAAGGGGTCTCGGTGGGAGCGGACGACCAGATCACCAAGCCGGAAATCACGCAGCTCACTCAGAGGGCCAAGGTTCTTATCGAACAGAGGGGACGTCCGCGCCGGAAGTAG
- a CDS encoding radical SAM protein, which yields MNPKRPLTPEVYYRLPWNLADNSITWLEPTTKCNLYCEGCYRENDPDGHRPLEDVIRELETVRNLRRTDGISIAGGEPLIYPHIVELVRYVAAQGWKPIINSNGHALTPALVRDLTAAGLVGFTMHVDSHQKRPGSIGKTEKELCELRLTLANMIHENSGGKVACAFNATIYRDTLDQIPMLVRWAQDHIDRVQTMVFILFRSVKAQAGFDCHAGGKPVDVGQLVYQLDHMETHKDILAQDVADKIREIDPEFEPCAFLNGTEDPRSMKWLLTLKVGDKNRTLGYLGPKFAELVQSIHHLIWGTYLAYTRPWLTNTAQALFPLALFSKSIRKIFWKWLQNPSKWTDCLHIQSIMIIQPCDLFEDGRQNMCDGCPDAILHKGRMVWSCRVDELEKYGTFISCTPRGGCCGAAKAAAPANLPAEACATLPATKPAAAVAVKEKAAVPAVKPDAASASTTPRSVAKPAEAKTKTKKPKPSKAKGKK from the coding sequence ATGAATCCCAAACGCCCCCTTACGCCCGAGGTTTATTACCGCCTCCCCTGGAACCTGGCCGACAACTCCATCACTTGGCTCGAACCGACCACCAAGTGCAACCTCTACTGCGAGGGATGCTACCGTGAGAACGACCCCGACGGCCACAGGCCGCTCGAGGACGTGATCCGGGAATTGGAGACCGTGCGGAACCTGCGCCGCACGGACGGCATCTCCATCGCCGGTGGCGAGCCCCTCATCTACCCTCACATCGTGGAGCTGGTGCGCTACGTAGCAGCCCAGGGCTGGAAGCCCATCATCAATTCCAACGGACATGCCCTTACTCCCGCTCTGGTGCGAGACCTGACCGCGGCCGGCTTGGTGGGCTTCACCATGCATGTCGACTCGCACCAGAAACGTCCTGGCTCTATCGGCAAGACCGAGAAAGAGCTCTGTGAACTGCGCCTCACCCTGGCCAACATGATCCACGAGAACAGCGGCGGCAAAGTGGCCTGCGCTTTCAACGCCACCATCTATCGCGACACCCTGGACCAGATCCCCATGCTCGTGCGCTGGGCCCAGGATCACATCGACCGTGTGCAGACCATGGTCTTCATCCTGTTCCGCTCAGTCAAAGCCCAGGCCGGTTTCGACTGCCACGCCGGCGGCAAGCCCGTGGACGTCGGCCAGTTGGTTTACCAGCTGGACCACATGGAGACCCACAAGGACATCCTGGCCCAGGACGTGGCCGACAAAATTCGCGAGATCGACCCGGAATTCGAGCCCTGCGCCTTTTTGAACGGCACCGAGGACCCGCGCTCCATGAAGTGGCTGCTCACCCTCAAAGTGGGCGACAAGAACCGCACCCTGGGCTACCTCGGCCCCAAGTTCGCGGAACTCGTCCAGAGCATCCACCACCTGATATGGGGAACCTACCTGGCCTACACCAGACCCTGGCTCACCAACACTGCCCAGGCTCTCTTCCCCCTGGCCCTTTTCAGCAAGAGCATACGCAAGATATTCTGGAAGTGGTTGCAGAACCCCTCCAAATGGACCGACTGCCTGCACATCCAGTCCATCATGATCATCCAGCCCTGCGACCTGTTCGAGGACGGCCGACAGAACATGTGCGACGGCTGCCCCGACGCCATCCTCCACAAGGGCAGGATGGTCTGGAGTTGCCGCGTGGACGAGCTGGAAAAATATGGCACATTCATAAGCTGCACCCCGCGCGGCGGGTGTTGCGGAGCAGCCAAGGCAGCCGCGCCTGCCAACCTTCCCGCCGAGGCGTGCGCCACTCTGCCTGCGACGAAGCCTGCCGCTGCGGTTGCTGTGAAGGAAAAGGCCGCTGTTCCGGCCGTGAAACCAGACGCAGCCTCTGCTTCCACGACACCACGTTCTGTAGCCAAACCAGCCGAGGCAAAAACCAAAACCAAGAAGCCGAAGCCTTCAAAGGCGAAAGGCAAAAAGTAA
- the asnB gene encoding asparagine synthase (glutamine-hydrolyzing) — protein sequence MCGIAGFVQASGEPLPAEASHWLGTMTGCMAHRGPDGQGLLVDGPVALGHRRLSIIDLSTGGQPMEHHSGRLAVTFNGEIYNFLEIKAALEAKGHSFRTHSDTEIILAGWLEWGPACLERFEGMFAFALWDRSTRTLFCARDRFGKKPFFYTLQNGMFAFASELSALAKLPGLGLSVDPRTLARFLAYEYVPTPDSIYREVRKLPPSQYLLFKDGSLTLGRYWDLPAPEPTRATEQELCEELDRLLTQAVKRRLISDVPLGVFLSGGIDSSIVAGLMARLAPRIKTFSIGFREASYDESRFARLVAERWGTDHHEHILNAEDCADLLPEIVTRFDEPMADPSIAPTFLLSKVTREKVTVALGGDGADELFAGYEHFIGLKAAGWYNYLPALLRKGVVDPVCARLPASDGYVNLRLGAATFLAGARQPGWLRVQTWLTALHPELQEKLWLNPDHEFLSRENLFASTRQAFDNSTAKTDMERAFHAYARQFLLDYILVKVDRCTMMHSLEARAPFLDRDFAEFASRLPVSFKLRGLTRKYLLKKAMADVLPKEILTRNKRGFLIPVARWLRDKLKPMVEDLLGESHLRQQGLFDPKTVRMLIEEHDSGKMDRRKELWTLLVLQLWLKHNNPRIG from the coding sequence ATGTGCGGCATCGCGGGATTCGTCCAGGCTTCAGGCGAACCCCTACCCGCAGAGGCTTCCCACTGGCTCGGGACCATGACCGGCTGCATGGCCCACCGCGGCCCAGACGGCCAGGGCCTTCTCGTGGACGGCCCCGTGGCCTTGGGGCATCGCCGCCTCTCCATCATCGACCTTTCCACCGGCGGCCAGCCCATGGAACACCATTCCGGGCGCCTGGCCGTCACCTTCAATGGCGAAATATACAACTTCCTGGAAATAAAGGCTGCTCTCGAAGCCAAGGGGCACTCTTTCCGCACCCACTCGGACACGGAAATCATCCTGGCCGGATGGCTTGAGTGGGGGCCCGCATGTCTGGAGCGCTTCGAGGGCATGTTCGCCTTCGCTCTCTGGGACCGCTCCACACGCACCCTCTTCTGCGCCAGGGACCGCTTCGGCAAGAAGCCTTTTTTCTACACACTGCAAAACGGCATGTTCGCCTTTGCCTCGGAACTCTCCGCCCTGGCGAAGCTTCCCGGGCTCGGCCTCAGCGTTGACCCAAGGACCCTGGCAAGGTTTTTGGCCTACGAATATGTGCCAACCCCGGATTCCATCTACCGGGAAGTACGCAAGCTTCCCCCGTCGCAGTACCTGCTCTTCAAGGATGGCTCCCTCACCCTAGGGCGCTACTGGGACCTGCCGGCTCCTGAACCGACCAGGGCCACCGAACAGGAATTATGCGAGGAACTCGACCGCCTGCTCACCCAGGCCGTGAAACGCCGCCTGATCTCTGACGTGCCGCTTGGCGTGTTTCTTTCCGGCGGCATCGACTCCTCCATCGTGGCCGGGCTCATGGCCAGGCTCGCCCCGCGCATCAAGACTTTTTCCATCGGTTTCAGGGAAGCCAGCTACGACGAATCCCGCTTCGCCCGGCTGGTGGCCGAGCGCTGGGGAACCGACCATCACGAGCACATCCTCAATGCCGAGGACTGCGCCGACCTTCTACCCGAGATCGTCACCCGTTTCGACGAGCCCATGGCCGATCCGTCCATCGCCCCCACCTTTCTTCTCTCCAAAGTGACCAGGGAAAAAGTCACCGTGGCCTTGGGCGGCGACGGCGCGGACGAACTTTTCGCCGGATACGAGCACTTCATCGGCTTGAAGGCCGCGGGATGGTACAACTACCTGCCAGCCTTGCTCCGCAAGGGCGTGGTTGATCCGGTGTGTGCCAGGCTCCCGGCTTCGGACGGCTACGTGAACCTGCGCCTGGGAGCGGCCACCTTTCTGGCCGGGGCTCGCCAGCCCGGCTGGCTTCGCGTCCAGACGTGGCTTACAGCCCTGCATCCCGAGCTTCAGGAAAAGCTGTGGCTCAATCCGGACCATGAATTTCTTTCACGCGAAAACCTCTTCGCCTCCACCCGCCAGGCTTTCGATAACTCCACCGCCAAAACGGACATGGAGCGCGCCTTCCACGCCTACGCCCGGCAGTTTCTCCTGGACTACATCCTGGTCAAGGTGGATCGCTGCACCATGATGCACTCGCTGGAGGCCAGGGCTCCCTTCCTGGACCGGGACTTTGCCGAATTCGCCTCCCGCCTGCCTGTTTCGTTCAAGCTGCGGGGGCTCACGCGAAAGTACCTGCTCAAAAAAGCCATGGCGGATGTTTTGCCCAAGGAAATTCTCACCAGAAACAAACGGGGATTCCTGATTCCCGTGGCCAGGTGGCTGCGCGACAAGCTCAAGCCCATGGTTGAGGATCTCTTGGGTGAATCCCACCTCCGCCAGCAGGGACTCTTCGATCCGAAAACCGTACGGATGCTCATTGAGGAGCATGATTCCGGCAAGATGGACAGGCGCAAAGAGTTGTGGACGCTTCTGGTGCTCCAGCTGTGGCTTAAGCACAATAATCCGCGCATTGGGTAG
- a CDS encoding PilZ domain-containing protein, translated as MSIRVALVACAGPAREAYVDALRRLGAEAVVFDSPRGGLEALASRDLQGILFDLPTLLRDKSFDKRMLVRLENVIPIMRLRHDPHSGRIDGISGGQAYRTGEALQRFIHGQCGHYSAHALKGAERVKVALPVLLGLGEPGKEDWEKTVTRSISMKGCFVYTATCREPGSRINLVFSDFSDQTPIPAQVSWCVPWGKRREVPGLGLIYHTLTEGQKAELASLGLGTYSSPLAHGAHGV; from the coding sequence ATGAGCATCCGGGTGGCACTTGTCGCATGCGCAGGCCCCGCCAGAGAGGCGTATGTTGATGCCTTGAGGAGGCTCGGGGCCGAAGCCGTCGTCTTCGATTCACCTCGTGGCGGCCTGGAAGCATTGGCTTCCCGCGATCTTCAGGGAATTCTGTTCGATCTGCCGACCCTCTTGAGAGACAAATCCTTCGACAAACGGATGCTTGTCCGCCTTGAGAACGTCATCCCCATCATGAGGCTCCGCCATGATCCGCACTCGGGCCGCATCGACGGCATTTCCGGGGGGCAAGCCTACCGGACGGGTGAAGCACTTCAGCGGTTCATTCACGGTCAGTGCGGGCACTACTCGGCCCACGCGCTCAAAGGCGCCGAGCGGGTGAAGGTCGCTCTTCCGGTGCTTTTGGGTCTTGGTGAGCCTGGGAAGGAAGACTGGGAGAAGACCGTAACGCGAAGCATCTCCATGAAAGGTTGTTTTGTCTATACCGCAACCTGTAGGGAGCCGGGATCGCGGATCAATCTCGTGTTCAGTGACTTCAGCGACCAAACTCCGATTCCAGCGCAAGTGAGCTGGTGTGTTCCTTGGGGAAAAAGGCGGGAAGTGCCGGGCCTTGGGCTTATCTACCATACTCTAACGGAAGGCCAGAAAGCGGAGCTCGCATCCCTGGGGCTTGGGACGTATTCTTCACCGCTTGCCCACGGGGCGCATGGCGTGTAG
- a CDS encoding glycosyltransferase family 4 protein yields MNLPVTAYVLLWFPLSSETFIFREVQSLRRQGLHVLVYSLYGKKLKNCSPEMFDFSYGVRRMGLYALPLIFRDILYWNKRSPGCFMALAKEVLLRRWCSLEVTGESWWAFFAGFRLARLLERDNVKHVHAPWAGGPATAAWVASRLTNISFSMAGRAGDIYPPDGALTEKIRDSLFVRVNNQANVDYLSAQAPSHASKIHLVYNSLTLRENGESNVEMAPPVKLLAVGRFARTKGFDVLIRACKVMKDRGFAFKLTLVGSGFQGPMLKSLRKAQGVEDCVDMPGFLSHDQLTYLLKTHDMIVVPSVVHSSGDRDGIPNVIMEALSHRLPVVATDVCGITEVVRHGETGLIAPQKDPAALAEAIMDMASDRERALEMASKGRELVLTMFDPQTNARSLFELFKRHLPDAPGEKG; encoded by the coding sequence TTGAATCTACCCGTGACCGCATACGTACTCCTCTGGTTTCCGCTTTCCTCGGAGACCTTCATCTTCCGCGAAGTCCAATCCCTTCGACGCCAGGGACTGCATGTCCTGGTGTATAGCCTGTATGGCAAGAAGCTCAAGAACTGCTCCCCGGAGATGTTCGACTTCTCATACGGAGTGCGGCGCATGGGGCTTTACGCTCTGCCACTTATTTTTCGCGACATCCTTTACTGGAACAAGCGTTCACCCGGATGCTTCATGGCCCTGGCAAAGGAAGTGCTGCTCAGGCGCTGGTGCAGCCTCGAGGTCACCGGTGAGAGTTGGTGGGCCTTTTTCGCGGGCTTCAGACTTGCCAGGCTTTTAGAGCGCGACAACGTCAAGCACGTTCACGCCCCTTGGGCCGGAGGACCGGCAACCGCCGCCTGGGTGGCCTCCCGTCTCACTAACATCTCATTCTCAATGGCAGGGCGCGCCGGCGACATCTACCCTCCGGATGGCGCCCTGACGGAAAAAATCCGCGACAGCCTCTTCGTGCGGGTCAATAACCAGGCTAATGTGGACTATCTGTCCGCTCAGGCTCCCAGCCATGCCTCCAAAATTCACTTGGTGTACAACAGCCTCACCCTGCGGGAAAACGGCGAAAGCAACGTGGAAATGGCCCCTCCCGTCAAGCTCCTGGCAGTGGGCCGGTTCGCCCGGACCAAAGGGTTCGACGTGCTCATCCGGGCCTGCAAGGTCATGAAGGACCGAGGCTTTGCGTTCAAACTCACCCTGGTAGGTTCGGGATTTCAAGGCCCCATGCTCAAAAGCCTGCGCAAGGCCCAAGGAGTGGAGGACTGTGTGGACATGCCAGGCTTTCTCTCCCACGACCAGCTCACCTACCTGCTCAAGACCCACGACATGATCGTGGTGCCGAGCGTGGTGCACTCCTCCGGCGACCGTGACGGCATCCCCAATGTTATCATGGAAGCCCTCTCCCACCGGCTTCCGGTGGTCGCCACCGACGTGTGCGGCATCACCGAGGTAGTGCGGCATGGTGAAACCGGACTCATCGCGCCGCAGAAAGATCCCGCAGCCCTGGCCGAGGCCATCATGGACATGGCATCGGACAGGGAGCGCGCACTGGAGATGGCTTCCAAGGGACGCGAGCTGGTGCTTACGATGTTCGACCCCCAAACCAACGCCCGCAGCCTTTTCGAACTCTTCAAGCGCCACCTTCCCGACGCGCCCGGAGAAAAGGGCTAG
- a CDS encoding glycosyltransferase translates to MKHPKKLVLILQDLLYGGSQRHALELARRIDRRKFAPEFWMLSAGADFAPMAQEAGIPMRWLSDKRTVVPAAILALRRELAKSGPDILMPLTAVPNIWGRLFGRLAGVPLVIGTCRGGGNIKRQHERFLARLAHHHITNTKALKGALLKLGRNDAQVTVIPNGVDTDFFTPDPDGFGLVRKVALCVARFVEDKDHLTLLRAFDRAWTQVPEAELWLVGDGPLKGRVEFSARRLACARQIKVFPGGSDLRPFYRQASVLLLSSVREGLPNVVLEGMASGVPVAATAVGGIPEVVEEGRTGLLSPAKDESGLATSLVRLFSDEPLRSRMASEARNVTEREFSMSVMVKRHEELLEELTKNRTA, encoded by the coding sequence ATGAAACATCCGAAAAAACTCGTTCTTATTCTACAGGACCTCCTTTATGGCGGATCCCAACGCCACGCCCTTGAGCTGGCCCGACGCATCGACCGGAGGAAGTTCGCACCGGAATTTTGGATGCTCTCGGCAGGGGCTGATTTCGCACCCATGGCTCAAGAGGCCGGCATACCCATGAGGTGGCTGTCCGATAAGCGTACGGTTGTCCCGGCTGCGATTCTCGCATTACGACGGGAGCTTGCAAAGAGTGGTCCTGACATCCTCATGCCCCTCACGGCCGTTCCAAACATCTGGGGGAGGCTCTTCGGCAGGCTGGCTGGAGTCCCCTTAGTAATAGGCACCTGTCGGGGTGGGGGGAACATTAAACGCCAGCACGAGCGTTTCCTGGCTCGTTTGGCGCATCATCACATCACGAACACGAAAGCCTTGAAGGGCGCACTCCTGAAACTGGGCAGAAATGACGCTCAGGTAACAGTGATCCCAAATGGGGTGGACACCGACTTCTTCACTCCCGACCCAGACGGCTTCGGTCTGGTGCGCAAAGTGGCGCTTTGCGTGGCCAGGTTTGTGGAAGACAAGGACCACCTTACCCTGCTGCGAGCCTTCGATAGGGCTTGGACCCAGGTTCCGGAAGCCGAGTTGTGGCTGGTGGGGGATGGTCCCCTGAAGGGCAGGGTTGAGTTTTCCGCCCGCCGTCTGGCCTGTGCGCGTCAGATAAAAGTATTTCCCGGCGGTTCCGACTTACGGCCTTTCTATCGTCAGGCCAGCGTGCTGCTGTTGTCTTCGGTGCGTGAGGGGCTGCCCAACGTGGTCTTGGAAGGGATGGCATCCGGAGTGCCAGTGGCCGCAACTGCCGTGGGGGGCATACCAGAGGTGGTGGAAGAGGGGCGCACAGGCTTGTTGAGTCCTGCCAAGGACGAATCAGGGCTTGCAACGAGTCTTGTCAGACTTTTTTCTGATGAGCCGTTGCGCTCCCGTATGGCCAGTGAGGCCAGAAACGTAACCGAGAGGGAGTTTTCCATGTCAGTCATGGTGAAACGGCACGAAGAACTCCTTGAGGAACTTACCAAGAACCGCACAGCCTGA
- a CDS encoding oligosaccharide flippase family protein, with product MTVSPNTQQAGAASHGIIGKFLHLASAQTIRDILHTCFFIYLARMDQSHYGEFQLAFNTAMIVLFLGEFGLNQPLVSSLSKKFGHKGDILVQYTLIKGIILLIGWFGVWMFVLQQRYTGGLTNLIQVITAGVGLEALASSFFVACRVQGRQDLEARIKSVGAIVGYGWALGTLALGFQPHWIALFKLIENGINLIGGAWFTISKTDVQSLTLKSNALARTWNTAKGGVVFVFMAFFSILYNKANLFFLQKFSGPHAVAQYSATWEVVDAVQIPISSLLMKSVLFPLFVGLWRQDKNEFDRLKDNSVKWLFGASIPVMFFLFVESDRIIGLIYGASYVDAMWLQKWLVPSVMFSFIHNLAAYLMMSQHRQYALFWIYGAGLAFNILLCALLIPNNPLLGAGLSIVITKGTVACCTTFYCQRSMKLIKWRAVRPVLVAALIGAGLYLGLGLFGIREVAETGGIAPFVVLGWTWWKDMKAQARVREQAF from the coding sequence ATGACCGTCTCCCCCAACACCCAGCAGGCGGGCGCAGCCTCTCACGGCATCATCGGCAAGTTCCTGCACCTGGCTTCGGCCCAGACCATCCGGGACATCCTGCACACCTGCTTCTTCATCTATCTGGCCCGAATGGACCAGAGCCATTACGGCGAATTCCAATTGGCCTTCAACACGGCCATGATCGTGCTTTTCCTGGGCGAGTTCGGCCTGAATCAGCCCCTGGTGTCTTCACTGTCCAAGAAATTCGGCCACAAGGGCGACATTCTGGTCCAGTACACCCTGATCAAGGGCATCATCTTGCTGATCGGGTGGTTCGGGGTGTGGATGTTCGTTCTGCAACAGCGCTATACCGGCGGTCTTACCAACCTGATCCAGGTTATCACCGCCGGAGTCGGCCTCGAGGCTCTGGCCAGCAGCTTTTTTGTGGCCTGCCGCGTCCAGGGGCGCCAGGACCTGGAGGCGCGAATAAAGTCGGTGGGTGCCATCGTCGGATACGGCTGGGCGCTCGGGACTTTGGCTCTGGGCTTCCAACCCCACTGGATCGCTCTTTTCAAGCTCATAGAAAACGGAATCAACCTGATCGGGGGAGCCTGGTTCACCATCAGCAAAACAGATGTCCAGAGCTTGACGCTAAAAAGCAACGCCCTGGCCCGCACCTGGAACACGGCCAAGGGGGGCGTGGTCTTCGTGTTCATGGCCTTCTTCTCAATCCTCTACAATAAAGCCAATCTCTTCTTTTTGCAGAAGTTCTCCGGTCCTCACGCCGTGGCGCAGTATTCGGCCACCTGGGAAGTGGTGGACGCGGTACAGATCCCCATTTCCAGTCTGCTCATGAAGAGTGTGCTTTTTCCCTTGTTCGTTGGCCTGTGGCGCCAGGACAAGAATGAATTCGACAGGCTCAAAGACAACTCGGTGAAGTGGCTCTTCGGAGCCTCCATTCCGGTTATGTTCTTTCTTTTCGTTGAGTCGGACAGGATTATCGGGCTCATCTACGGCGCAAGCTACGTGGACGCCATGTGGCTGCAGAAATGGCTCGTGCCGTCAGTGATGTTCAGCTTCATCCACAACCTGGCGGCCTACCTCATGATGAGTCAGCACCGCCAATACGCCCTGTTCTGGATTTACGGTGCGGGACTGGCCTTCAACATCCTCTTGTGCGCCCTGCTCATTCCCAACAATCCGCTCCTGGGCGCCGGGCTCTCCATCGTCATCACCAAGGGCACCGTGGCCTGCTGCACCACCTTTTATTGTCAGCGGAGCATGAAGCTCATCAAATGGCGGGCGGTGCGTCCCGTGCTGGTGGCCGCGCTCATAGGAGCGGGGCTGTACCTGGGGCTTGGGCTTTTTGGGATTCGCGAGGTCGCCGAAACTGGAGGCATAGCACCGTTCGTGGTACTGGGATGGACATGGTGGAAGGATATGAAGGCCCAGGCCAGAGTGCGGGAGCAGGCGTTTTAG